One genomic region from Conexibacter woesei DSM 14684 encodes:
- a CDS encoding lysophospholipid acyltransferase family protein, translating into MADQDPRLSRMKAQVYKDSRDQDYFDKFHERARTTEPNWVYEAVRVVTVLWGLIAFRMRGYHSERVPSDGAVILAPNHASFMDHFFAGAFIRRRVRFMAKSQLFSKPMEWIFSPGGVFPVRRGAFDEDAFVTTYSILERRGALVMYCEGGRSRTGRVSDRARPGIGRIALQSGAPVVPIAIYGSVRVRNWKRLQFPKVTILYGEPMRWEQIDRPTREQQQEVADAILGEIKTLYGELEQYGPKGVAERVRAERRAAKPAGVA; encoded by the coding sequence ATGGCCGATCAGGACCCGAGACTGTCGAGAATGAAGGCGCAGGTCTACAAGGACTCGCGCGACCAGGACTACTTCGACAAGTTCCACGAGCGCGCGCGCACGACAGAGCCGAACTGGGTCTACGAGGCGGTCCGCGTCGTGACCGTGCTGTGGGGGCTGATCGCGTTCCGCATGCGCGGCTACCACTCCGAGCGCGTGCCGAGCGACGGCGCCGTGATCCTCGCGCCGAACCACGCATCCTTCATGGACCACTTCTTCGCGGGCGCGTTCATCCGCCGGCGCGTGCGCTTCATGGCGAAGTCGCAGCTGTTCAGCAAGCCGATGGAGTGGATCTTCTCGCCCGGCGGCGTCTTCCCAGTGCGGCGTGGCGCGTTCGACGAGGACGCGTTCGTTACGACCTACTCGATCCTCGAGCGCAGAGGCGCGCTCGTGATGTACTGCGAGGGCGGCCGCTCGCGCACCGGCAGAGTCAGCGACCGCGCGCGGCCGGGGATCGGCCGGATCGCGCTGCAGTCCGGCGCGCCGGTCGTGCCGATCGCGATCTACGGCTCGGTCAGAGTCCGCAACTGGAAGAGACTCCAGTTCCCGAAGGTGACGATCCTCTACGGCGAGCCGATGCGCTGGGAGCAGATCGACAGACCGACGCGCGAGCAGCAGCAGGAGGTCGCGGACGCGATCCTCGGCGAGATCAAGACGCTGTACGGGGAGCTGGAGCAGTACGGCCCCAAGGGCGTCGCAGAGCGCGTGCGTGCGGAGCGGCGCGCCGCGAAGCCCGCCGGCGTCGCGTAG
- a CDS encoding N-acyl homoserine lactonase family protein — protein MAVATECKPLTHPLPGGSAAATVRLHPLLAGEMPAPAAYLDRRRGRLGRLRDVAGALASRSRWPALPVPAFLVEHPTAGPLLVDTGFHPSVLDGLRASMGRAGPLLYEVRTTREQLIPAQLEALGIAATDVRTVVMTHLHIDHASGVEAFPAATFVVDRREWAAAGAGGGWRNGYHSRQFDHAFDWRALDYDDPEIDSFATFGQTFDLFGDGSVRLLSTPGHTAGHQSVLLRLDGREALLIGDAAFTWATLRDGATPFLLHDEHRFRRSLREIGHYLRQTPGALAIPGHDAAAWGELAPVYA, from the coding sequence ATGGCCGTCGCGACCGAGTGCAAGCCGCTCACGCACCCGCTGCCCGGCGGCAGCGCCGCGGCGACGGTGCGGCTGCATCCGCTGCTGGCGGGCGAGATGCCGGCGCCGGCGGCCTACCTCGACCGCCGCCGCGGCCGGCTCGGACGGCTGCGCGACGTCGCCGGCGCGCTCGCGTCGCGTTCGCGCTGGCCGGCGCTGCCGGTGCCCGCGTTCCTCGTCGAGCACCCGACCGCCGGGCCGCTGCTCGTCGACACCGGCTTCCACCCCAGCGTGCTCGATGGCCTGCGCGCGAGCATGGGCCGCGCCGGCCCGCTGCTCTACGAGGTCCGGACGACGCGCGAGCAGTTGATCCCCGCCCAGCTGGAGGCGCTCGGGATCGCCGCGACCGACGTCCGCACCGTCGTCATGACGCACCTGCACATAGACCACGCGAGCGGCGTCGAGGCGTTCCCCGCCGCGACGTTCGTCGTCGACCGGCGCGAATGGGCCGCCGCGGGCGCCGGCGGCGGCTGGCGCAACGGCTACCACTCGCGCCAGTTCGACCACGCCTTCGACTGGCGCGCGCTCGACTACGACGACCCCGAGATCGACTCGTTCGCGACATTCGGACAGACCTTCGACCTGTTCGGCGACGGCTCCGTGCGGCTGCTGTCGACGCCCGGCCACACCGCCGGGCACCAGTCGGTGCTGCTGCGGCTGGACGGCCGCGAGGCGCTGCTGATCGGCGACGCGGCGTTCACGTGGGCGACGCTGCGCGACGGCGCGACGCCGTTCCTGCTGCACGACGAGCACCGCTTCCGCCGCTCGCTGAGAGAGATCGGGCACTACCTTCGCCAGACGCCCGGCGCGCTCGCGATCCCCGGGCACGACGCCGCCGCGTGGGGCGAGCTGGCGCCGGTCTACGCGTAA
- a CDS encoding Rossmann-fold NAD(P)-binding domain-containing protein, giving the protein MDASALLRPGLLAGRVVALGGGSAFGPSLAALGAVTAALPVTLDEDDASAHALGALRAHGSLDVLVHDLRPAFGSGGHDGMRAALDSAWVTVRAVANAAWVDAERDGRIALVAPPPGSADGVPGTGAPDPDAEAVRGAVENMARTLSIEWSRYGIRTVAITPGAQTTDGQLAALAAYLASPAGDYFSGARLALGEVDSPSPA; this is encoded by the coding sequence ATGGACGCCTCCGCGCTGCTTCGTCCGGGACTGCTCGCCGGCCGCGTCGTCGCCCTCGGCGGCGGCTCCGCCTTCGGCCCCTCGCTCGCCGCCCTCGGTGCCGTCACCGCGGCGCTGCCGGTGACGCTCGACGAGGATGACGCCTCCGCCCATGCGCTCGGCGCGCTGCGCGCCCACGGCTCGCTCGACGTGCTCGTGCACGACCTGCGCCCGGCGTTCGGCAGCGGCGGGCACGACGGCATGCGCGCCGCGCTCGACAGCGCCTGGGTGACGGTCCGCGCGGTCGCGAACGCCGCCTGGGTCGACGCCGAGCGGGACGGCCGCATCGCGCTTGTCGCACCGCCGCCGGGCAGCGCTGACGGCGTGCCGGGCACCGGCGCGCCCGACCCCGACGCCGAGGCCGTCCGCGGCGCCGTCGAGAACATGGCGCGGACGCTCTCGATCGAGTGGTCGCGCTACGGGATCCGCACGGTCGCGATCACGCCCGGCGCGCAGACGACCGACGGGCAGCTGGCGGCACTCGCCGCCTACCTCGCCTCGCCGGCGGGCGACTACTTCTCGGGC